In one window of Streptomyces sp. FXJ1.172 DNA:
- a CDS encoding WD40 repeat domain-containing protein has product MSSDSGARTAFAERLALLYKEAGNPPLKSVAEAVVRLQRVDERGRPVRVSAQRISDWRRARNVPAQFTALAAVLHILIPEARRLRPGPVSTGLYDLAHWQRLWERALADPVGDRPAPAAEEDRRPPAQAPPVAGGVCPYRGLAPYRQEDARWFFGRERSTSALVGQLRATERAGGLVMLVGASGAGKSSLLNAGLVPAVRGGALGEGRPGTPGPVLQLVPGPDPLGELVRRIPELGPVAAEAREAEQEATRNPAVPGSDTPRLARAAREAVSAWARREAPTGTGPAQTRPSDSRPTDSRPSDSRPSDSRTTDRRPSDSRPSGGEPLLGTRPVVIVDQFEEAFTLCPDEADRRTFIQLLHAACTPPAGSDDPAPVVVVLGIRADFYEQCLGYPELADALQHRHMVLGPLTSAELREAVTGPAKAVGLELEPGLAELIVREVSADGPRGAHDAGVLPLLSHALLATWQRRKGGRLTLAGYRAAGGIQGAVAATAERAWSDLDPAARMAARLLLLRLVRLGEDTQATRRRGTRRQLAEESADPGKTEESLEALVRARLVTLDADTVEITHEALLHAWPRLRHWIDDNRNDHLLRQRLEEDGRAWEDSERDSSLLYRGSRLEQARSWARSAGDTFLTRSAVEFLAASVRLRRRSVWLSRAAVAALVVLALVAGGSAVIARQQRDDAVFQQVLAEADRVQHTDPSLAAQLDLVAHHLRPDDEGTYSRLISIVNAPLATSLPGHTGAVYLTSFSPDGKTLATASYDRTVRLWNVTDPSRPKPLGKPLTGHTSWVSSAVFSPDGKTLASAGDDGTIRLWNVTDPARPVSLGAPLTGHRGTIYLVAFSPDGRTLASAGEDRTVRLWDVADPSRPRQIDALRGHTAAVRCVAFSPDGRTLAASGDDATIMLWNVADPRHAKRYDTALKGHTDLVHSVAFSPDGHTLASGSADDTVRLWNVSDPAHASGLGSPLAGHTGPIWSVAFSPDGGRLAAASADSTAMLWNVTDPMSPSQVGEPLAGASGEMYALGFSPDGRTLATGSGDSKVRLWSLPTSDIVGRTGAFRPDGRVLATAARDGTVRLWNVTRPGRPVPLGEPFMRKDDGHRSPLFSPDGRTLAVLTNNSTVYLWNVSDPSHVVNAGTIRLRTRFAGVALAFSPDGRRLATAYDDRTVQLWDVAAPAHPVALGRPLTGHRGFIQALAFSADGHTLASGSADSTIRLWNVTDPAHPTALGRLTGHSGPINALAFSPAGHVLASGSDDDTVRLWNVTDDPASATALGTPLTGHTEAVKSLTFSPDGHVLASGGNDNTVRLWNVSHPSSATPIGQSMSPNAQSGTFLSFSSRNNVLGVSSGTDTARLWSLDADAAIQHICSVTQGVLTPQKWHEYLPRLSYDPPCGR; this is encoded by the coding sequence TTGAGTTCCGACTCAGGGGCACGCACAGCTTTCGCCGAGCGCCTCGCGCTGCTGTACAAGGAGGCCGGAAACCCTCCCCTCAAGAGCGTCGCCGAGGCGGTCGTCCGGCTGCAGCGGGTCGACGAGCGCGGGCGGCCCGTGCGGGTTTCCGCGCAGCGGATCAGTGACTGGCGCCGCGCCAGGAACGTACCGGCGCAGTTCACCGCGCTCGCCGCGGTGCTGCACATCCTGATCCCGGAGGCGCGCCGGCTGCGGCCGGGACCGGTCTCCACCGGCCTGTACGACCTCGCGCACTGGCAGCGGCTGTGGGAGCGCGCGCTGGCCGACCCGGTCGGCGACCGGCCCGCGCCGGCCGCCGAAGAGGACCGGCGGCCACCGGCCCAGGCCCCGCCCGTCGCCGGAGGCGTGTGCCCCTACCGAGGGCTCGCCCCCTACCGGCAGGAGGACGCCCGCTGGTTCTTCGGCCGGGAGCGCAGCACGAGCGCGCTCGTCGGCCAGCTTCGGGCCACGGAGCGCGCCGGCGGTCTGGTGATGCTGGTCGGTGCCTCGGGAGCGGGCAAGTCGTCCCTGCTCAACGCCGGTCTGGTGCCCGCGGTCCGGGGCGGTGCCCTCGGGGAGGGCCGGCCCGGCACGCCGGGTCCCGTGCTCCAGCTGGTCCCGGGTCCCGATCCGCTGGGTGAGCTGGTCCGCCGTATCCCGGAGCTGGGTCCGGTCGCCGCCGAGGCGCGCGAGGCCGAACAGGAGGCGACGCGGAACCCGGCGGTGCCCGGCTCCGACACGCCCCGGCTCGCCCGGGCGGCCCGCGAGGCGGTCTCGGCGTGGGCGCGCCGCGAGGCGCCCACCGGGACCGGGCCGGCACAGACCAGGCCTTCCGACAGCCGCCCCACCGACAGCCGCCCCTCCGACAGCAGGCCGTCCGACAGCCGCACCACCGACAGGCGCCCGTCCGACAGCAGGCCGTCCGGCGGCGAGCCACTCCTCGGCACCCGCCCCGTCGTCATCGTCGACCAGTTCGAGGAAGCCTTCACCCTCTGCCCCGACGAGGCGGACCGCCGTACCTTCATCCAACTGCTGCACGCCGCCTGCACCCCGCCCGCCGGCTCGGACGACCCGGCCCCGGTCGTCGTCGTGCTCGGTATCCGCGCCGACTTCTACGAACAGTGCCTCGGCTACCCGGAACTCGCCGACGCCCTCCAGCACCGGCACATGGTGCTCGGCCCGCTGACCAGCGCCGAGCTGCGCGAGGCGGTGACCGGGCCGGCCAAGGCGGTCGGGCTCGAGCTGGAGCCGGGGCTCGCCGAGCTGATCGTGCGCGAGGTGAGCGCCGACGGCCCGCGCGGGGCGCACGACGCGGGCGTGCTGCCGCTGCTCTCCCACGCCCTGCTCGCCACCTGGCAGCGCAGGAAGGGCGGGCGGCTGACGCTGGCCGGCTACCGCGCGGCGGGCGGGATCCAGGGCGCGGTCGCGGCGACCGCCGAACGCGCCTGGTCGGATCTCGACCCCGCGGCCCGCATGGCGGCCCGGCTGCTCCTGCTGCGCCTGGTCCGCCTCGGCGAGGACACCCAGGCCACACGCCGGCGCGGCACCAGGCGCCAGCTCGCGGAGGAGTCGGCGGACCCCGGCAAGACGGAGGAGTCCCTCGAGGCCCTCGTACGGGCCCGGCTGGTCACGCTGGACGCGGACACCGTGGAGATCACCCACGAGGCGCTGCTGCACGCCTGGCCGCGGCTGCGGCACTGGATCGACGACAACCGCAACGACCACCTGCTGCGCCAGCGGCTGGAGGAGGACGGCCGGGCCTGGGAGGACTCGGAGCGGGACAGCTCGCTGCTGTACCGGGGCTCCCGCCTGGAGCAGGCCCGCAGCTGGGCCAGGTCCGCCGGTGACACCTTCCTCACCCGCAGTGCGGTGGAGTTCCTGGCCGCCTCGGTCCGGCTGCGCCGGCGCTCGGTGTGGCTGAGCCGGGCCGCGGTGGCCGCGCTGGTCGTGCTGGCCCTGGTGGCGGGCGGCTCCGCGGTGATCGCCCGGCAGCAGCGGGACGACGCCGTCTTCCAGCAGGTGCTCGCCGAGGCCGACCGGGTCCAGCACACCGATCCCTCGCTGGCCGCCCAGCTGGACCTGGTCGCGCACCACCTGCGCCCGGACGACGAGGGGACGTACAGCAGGCTGATCTCGATCGTGAACGCGCCGCTGGCCACCTCGCTGCCCGGCCACACCGGCGCCGTCTACCTCACCTCCTTCAGCCCCGACGGCAAGACCCTGGCCACGGCCAGTTACGACCGGACGGTCCGGCTGTGGAACGTGACCGACCCGAGCCGCCCGAAGCCCCTCGGCAAGCCGCTGACCGGGCACACCAGCTGGGTGAGCAGCGCGGTGTTCAGCCCGGACGGCAAGACGCTGGCCAGCGCCGGCGACGACGGCACGATCCGGCTGTGGAACGTCACCGACCCCGCCCGCCCGGTGTCCCTCGGCGCACCCCTGACCGGGCACCGGGGCACCATCTACCTGGTCGCCTTCAGTCCGGACGGCCGTACGCTGGCCTCCGCCGGCGAGGACCGCACCGTACGGCTGTGGGACGTGGCCGACCCGAGCCGGCCGCGGCAGATCGATGCCCTGCGCGGCCACACCGCCGCCGTGCGCTGCGTGGCCTTCAGCCCCGACGGGCGCACCCTCGCGGCGAGCGGTGACGACGCCACGATCATGCTGTGGAACGTGGCCGATCCGCGCCACGCGAAGCGGTACGACACCGCGCTGAAGGGCCACACCGACCTCGTGCACTCGGTGGCGTTCAGCCCCGACGGGCACACCCTCGCCTCCGGCAGCGCGGACGACACCGTCCGCCTGTGGAACGTCAGCGACCCCGCCCACGCCTCCGGGCTCGGCTCACCGCTGGCCGGGCACACCGGCCCGATCTGGTCGGTGGCCTTCAGCCCGGACGGCGGCAGACTCGCCGCCGCGAGCGCGGACAGCACCGCCATGCTGTGGAACGTGACCGATCCGATGTCTCCTTCGCAGGTCGGCGAGCCGCTCGCGGGCGCCAGCGGGGAGATGTACGCCCTGGGGTTCAGCCCCGACGGGCGGACCCTCGCCACCGGCAGCGGGGACAGCAAGGTGCGGCTGTGGTCGCTGCCGACCTCGGACATCGTCGGCCGCACCGGCGCGTTCCGGCCGGACGGGCGGGTGCTGGCCACGGCGGCGCGGGACGGCACGGTCCGGCTGTGGAACGTGACGCGGCCCGGGCGGCCCGTGCCGCTGGGCGAGCCGTTCATGCGCAAGGACGACGGCCATCGTTCACCGCTGTTCTCCCCCGACGGCCGCACCCTCGCCGTTCTCACCAACAACAGCACGGTGTACCTGTGGAACGTCAGCGATCCGTCCCACGTGGTCAACGCCGGAACCATCCGCCTGCGGACGCGCTTCGCGGGGGTCGCGCTCGCCTTCAGCCCGGACGGCCGCAGGCTGGCCACCGCGTACGACGACCGCACCGTTCAGCTGTGGGACGTCGCCGCCCCCGCGCACCCCGTCGCGCTCGGCCGGCCGCTCACCGGCCACCGGGGATTCATCCAAGCGCTCGCGTTCAGCGCCGACGGGCACACCCTGGCCAGCGGCAGCGCGGACAGCACCATCCGGCTGTGGAACGTCACCGACCCCGCCCACCCGACCGCGCTCGGCCGGCTCACGGGGCACTCCGGTCCGATCAACGCGCTCGCCTTCAGCCCGGCCGGGCACGTTCTGGCCAGCGGCAGCGACGACGACACGGTCCGGCTGTGGAACGTCACCGACGACCCCGCCTCGGCGACCGCGCTGGGCACGCCGCTCACCGGCCACACCGAGGCGGTCAAGTCGCTGACGTTCAGCCCGGACGGGCACGTTCTGGCCAGCGGCGGCAACGACAACACGGTGCGGCTGTGGAACGTCAGCCACCCGTCCTCGGCGACCCCCATCGGCCAGTCGATGAGCCCCAACGCCCAGTCGGGGACGTTCCTTTCCTTCAGCTCCCGGAACAACGTCCTCGGCGTCTCCAGCGGCACTGACACGGCCCGGCTGTGGAGCCTGGACGCCGACGCGGCGATCCAGCACATCTGCTCGGTGACCCAGGGCGTCCTCACCCCGCAGAAGTGGCACGAGTACCTCCCCCGCCTCTCCTACGACCCTCCGTGCGGTCGCTGA
- a CDS encoding DUF3566 domain-containing protein yields the protein MSGATGAGSAGTSTGTETDGGGRGSAARAGSVTDPHTTNLKPVKDSGNPGKASSGTSPQGGTVTDTRGPVPADEAQASSPLPHERSPEQPAGPYHPPQAYPAQAPAGAVRRPRTGVRTTPRTRKARLRVAKADPWSVMKVSFLLSIALGICTIVAAAVLWMVLDAMGVFSTVGGTISEATGANEANGFDLQSFLSLPHVLTFTTIIAVIDVVLATALATLGAFIYNLSAGFVGGIELTLAEDE from the coding sequence GTGAGCGGAGCCACGGGCGCCGGATCGGCCGGTACCTCCACGGGTACGGAAACGGACGGCGGCGGCCGTGGCTCCGCCGCGCGTGCGGGCAGCGTCACCGACCCGCACACGACCAACCTGAAGCCGGTGAAGGACTCCGGGAACCCGGGCAAGGCCTCCTCCGGCACGTCGCCCCAGGGGGGAACTGTGACGGACACCCGAGGCCCGGTCCCGGCCGACGAGGCGCAGGCGTCGTCGCCGCTCCCCCATGAGCGGAGCCCCGAGCAGCCCGCAGGCCCGTACCACCCGCCGCAGGCCTACCCGGCACAGGCGCCCGCCGGCGCCGTACGCAGGCCGCGCACCGGGGTGCGGACGACGCCGCGCACCCGCAAGGCGCGGCTGCGGGTGGCCAAGGCCGACCCGTGGTCGGTGATGAAGGTCAGCTTCCTGCTCTCCATCGCGCTCGGCATCTGCACCATCGTCGCCGCGGCGGTGCTGTGGATGGTCCTGGACGCGATGGGCGTCTTCTCGACCGTGGGCGGCACGATCTCGGAGGCGACCGGGGCGAACGAGGCGAACGGCTTCGACCTCCAGTCGTTCCTGTCCCTCCCCCACGTCCTGACGTTCACGACGATCATCGCGGTCATCGACGTGGTCCTGGCCACGGCGCTCGCGACGCTCGGCGCCTTCATCTACAACCTCTCCGCGGGCTTCGTGGGGGGCATCGAGCTGACCCTGGCGGAGGACGAGTGA
- the gyrA gene encoding DNA gyrase subunit A: MADENTPQTPETEGELVMRVEPVGLETEMQRSYLDYAMSVIVSRALPDVRDGLKPVHRRVLYAMYDGGYRPERGFYKCARVVGDVMGNYHPHGDSSIYDALVRLAQPWSMRMPLVDSNGNFGSPGNDPAAAMRYTECKMAPLSMEMVRDIDEETVDFTDNYDGRSQEPTVLPSRFPNLLINGSAGIAVGMATNIPPHNLREVAAGAQWYLENPEASHEELLDALIERIKGPDFPTGALVVGRKGIEEAYRTGRGSITMRAVVEVEEIQGRQCLVVTELPYQVNPDNLAQKIADLVKDGKIGGIADVRDETSSRTGQRLVIVLKRDAVAKVVLNNLYKHTDLQTNFGANMLALVDGVPRTLSLDAFIRHWVTHQIEVIVRRTRFRLRKAEERAHILRGLLKALDAIDEVIALIRRSDTVEIARSGLMGLLEIDEIQANAILEMQLRRLAALERQKIVQEHDELQAKINEYNEILASPVRQRGIVSEELAAIVEKYGDDRKTMLVPYDGDMSIEDLIAEEDIVVTVSRGGYVKRTKTDDYRAQKRGGKGVRGTKLKEDDIVDHFFVSTTHHWLLFFTNKGRVYRAKAYELPEAGRDARGQHVANLLAFQPDEAIAEILAIRDYEAVPYLVLATKSGLVKKTPLKDYDSPRSGGVIAINLREREDGSDDELIGAELVSADDDLLLISKKAQSIRFTATDDSLRPMGRATSGVKGMSFREGDELLSMNVVRPGTFVFTATDGGYAKRTAVDEYRVQGRGGLGIKAAKIVEDRGSLVGALVVEETDEILAITLSGGVIRTRVNEVRETGRDTMGVQLINLGKRDAVVGIARNAEAGREAEEVDGEDAGDETAEGAQAVGTDEGESPSAE; this comes from the coding sequence ATGGCCGACGAGAACACTCCGCAAACCCCTGAGACCGAGGGCGAACTCGTGATGCGCGTCGAGCCCGTCGGGCTCGAGACGGAGATGCAGCGCTCGTACCTGGACTACGCGATGTCCGTCATCGTGTCCCGCGCGCTGCCCGACGTCCGGGACGGCCTCAAGCCCGTCCACCGGCGCGTGCTGTACGCGATGTACGACGGCGGTTACCGCCCCGAGCGCGGCTTCTACAAGTGCGCGCGCGTGGTCGGCGACGTCATGGGCAACTACCACCCCCACGGCGACAGTTCGATCTACGACGCCCTGGTGCGCCTCGCCCAGCCGTGGTCGATGCGGATGCCGCTGGTGGACTCCAACGGCAACTTCGGCTCCCCGGGCAACGACCCGGCGGCCGCCATGCGCTACACCGAGTGCAAGATGGCGCCGCTGTCGATGGAGATGGTCCGCGACATCGACGAGGAGACCGTCGACTTCACGGACAACTACGACGGCCGCTCCCAGGAGCCGACCGTCCTGCCCTCCCGATTCCCGAACCTGCTGATCAACGGCTCGGCCGGTATCGCGGTCGGCATGGCGACCAACATCCCGCCGCACAACCTGCGCGAGGTCGCGGCCGGCGCCCAGTGGTACCTGGAGAACCCGGAGGCCTCGCACGAGGAGCTGCTCGACGCCCTCATCGAGCGCATCAAGGGCCCGGACTTCCCGACCGGCGCCCTGGTGGTGGGCCGCAAGGGCATCGAGGAGGCGTACCGCACCGGGCGCGGCTCCATCACGATGCGCGCGGTGGTCGAGGTCGAGGAGATCCAGGGCCGCCAGTGCCTGGTCGTCACCGAACTGCCGTACCAGGTCAACCCGGACAACCTTGCGCAGAAGATTGCCGACCTGGTCAAGGACGGCAAGATCGGCGGCATCGCGGACGTCCGTGACGAGACGTCGTCGCGTACGGGCCAGCGGCTCGTCATCGTCCTCAAGCGGGACGCGGTCGCCAAGGTCGTGCTGAACAACCTGTACAAGCACACGGACCTGCAGACGAACTTCGGCGCCAACATGCTGGCGCTGGTCGACGGCGTGCCGCGCACGCTGTCCCTGGACGCGTTCATCCGCCACTGGGTGACGCACCAGATCGAGGTCATCGTGCGCCGGACCCGCTTCCGGCTGCGCAAGGCCGAGGAGCGCGCGCACATCCTGCGCGGTCTGCTGAAGGCCCTGGACGCCATCGACGAGGTCATCGCGCTGATCCGGCGCAGCGACACCGTCGAGATCGCGCGCAGCGGCCTGATGGGCCTCCTGGAGATCGACGAGATCCAGGCCAACGCGATCCTCGAGATGCAGCTGCGGCGCCTGGCAGCCCTGGAGCGGCAGAAGATCGTCCAGGAGCACGACGAACTCCAGGCGAAGATCAACGAGTACAACGAGATCCTCGCCTCCCCGGTCCGCCAGCGCGGGATCGTCAGCGAGGAACTGGCCGCGATCGTCGAGAAGTACGGCGACGACCGCAAGACCATGCTGGTGCCCTACGACGGCGACATGTCCATCGAGGACCTGATCGCCGAGGAGGACATCGTCGTCACCGTCTCGCGCGGCGGCTACGTCAAGCGGACCAAGACGGACGACTACCGGGCGCAGAAGCGCGGCGGCAAGGGCGTGCGCGGCACGAAGCTGAAGGAAGACGACATCGTCGACCACTTCTTCGTCTCCACCACCCATCACTGGCTGCTGTTCTTCACCAACAAGGGCCGGGTGTACCGGGCGAAGGCGTACGAACTGCCCGAGGCCGGCCGGGACGCGCGCGGGCAGCACGTGGCGAACCTGCTCGCCTTCCAGCCGGACGAGGCGATCGCCGAGATCCTCGCGATCCGCGACTACGAGGCGGTGCCGTACCTGGTGCTGGCCACCAAGTCCGGTCTGGTCAAGAAGACGCCTCTGAAGGATTACGATTCGCCCCGCTCCGGCGGCGTGATCGCGATCAACCTGCGTGAGCGCGAGGACGGTTCGGACGACGAACTGATCGGTGCCGAGCTGGTCTCGGCCGACGACGATCTCCTTCTGATCAGCAAGAAGGCCCAGTCGATCCGGTTCACGGCCACGGACGACTCCCTGCGCCCAATGGGCCGCGCCACCTCCGGCGTCAAGGGCATGAGTTTCCGTGAGGGCGATGAACTTCTGTCGATGAATGTGGTGCGACCCGGTACGTTCGTGTTCACTGCCACCGACGGCGGGTACGCGAAGCGGACGGCCGTCGACGAGTACCGCGTCCAGGGCCGCGGCGGCCTCGGTATCAAGGCCGCCAAGATCGTGGAGGACCGCGGCTCACTCGTCGGTGCGCTGGTCGTCGAGGAGACCGATGAGATCCTCGCGATCACGCTCTCCGGCGGCGTGATTCGTACGCGAGTCAACGAGGTCAGGGAGACGGGCCGTGACACCATGGGCGTCCAACTGATCAACCTGGGCAAGCGCGATGCCGTGGTCGGCATCGCACGTAACGCCGAGGCGGGGCGCGAGGCGGAGGAGGTCGACGGTGAGGACGCCGGCGACGAGACCGCCGAGGGCGCCCAGGCCGTCGGTACGGACGAGGGTGAGTCGCCCTCGGCCGAGTAG
- the gyrB gene encoding DNA topoisomerase (ATP-hydrolyzing) subunit B, translating into MLCQKGRFVADSGNPNENIPSTDAGVHGEAAEAPVNGAAADSGAASASYDASAITVLEGLDAVRKRPGMYIGSTGERGLHHLVYEVVDNSVDEALAGYADTIDVTILADGGVRVVDNGRGIPVGIVPSEGKPAVEVVLTVLHAGGKFGGGGYAVSGGLHGVGVSVVNALSTKVSVEIRTDGHRWTQDYKLGVPTAPLSQHEATDETGTSVTFWADPDIFETTEYSFETLSRRFQEMAFLNKGLTIRLTDERESAKATSGADEAGADEKAEVKSVAYHYEGGIVDFVKYLNSRKGEVVHNTVIDLDAEDKDKSLSLEVAMQWNSGYSEGVYSFANIIHTHEGGTHEEGFRAALTSLINKYARDKKLLREKDDNLTGDDIREGLTAIISVKLSEPQFEGQTKTKLGNTEAKTFVQKAVYEHLNDWLDRNPVEAADIVRKGIQAATARVAARKARDLTRRKGLLESASLPGKLSDCQSNDPTKCEIFIVEGDSAGGSAKSGRNPQYQAILPIRGKILNVEKARIDKILQNQEIQALISAFGTGVHEDFDIEKLRYHKIILMADADVDGQHINTLLLTFLFRFMRPLVEAGHVFLSRPPLYKIKWGRDEVEYAYSDRERDALLEMGRQRGKRVKEDSIQRFKGLGEMNAEELRVTTMDQEHRVLGQVTLDDAAQADDLFSVLMGEDVEARRQFIQRNAKDVRFLDI; encoded by the coding sequence GTGCTGTGCCAGAAAGGGCGCTTCGTGGCCGATTCCGGCAACCCCAACGAGAACATCCCGTCCACCGACGCCGGCGTGCACGGCGAGGCCGCCGAGGCCCCCGTGAACGGCGCGGCCGCCGACTCCGGCGCGGCCTCCGCCTCCTACGACGCCAGCGCCATCACCGTGCTCGAAGGGCTGGACGCGGTCCGCAAGCGGCCCGGCATGTACATCGGCTCCACGGGCGAGCGCGGTCTGCACCACCTGGTGTACGAGGTCGTCGACAACTCGGTCGACGAGGCGCTGGCCGGCTACGCGGACACCATCGACGTGACGATCCTCGCCGACGGCGGGGTCCGTGTCGTCGACAACGGCCGTGGCATCCCGGTGGGCATCGTGCCGTCCGAGGGCAAGCCGGCCGTCGAGGTCGTGCTGACCGTGCTGCACGCGGGCGGCAAGTTCGGCGGCGGCGGTTACGCGGTCTCCGGCGGTCTGCACGGCGTCGGCGTCTCCGTCGTGAACGCCCTGTCGACCAAGGTGTCCGTCGAGATCAGGACGGACGGCCACCGCTGGACGCAGGACTACAAGCTCGGCGTCCCGACGGCCCCCCTCAGCCAGCACGAGGCCACGGACGAGACCGGCACCTCGGTCACCTTCTGGGCCGACCCGGACATCTTCGAGACCACCGAGTACTCCTTCGAGACGCTGTCCCGGCGCTTCCAGGAGATGGCCTTCCTCAACAAGGGCCTGACGATCCGGCTCACCGACGAGCGCGAGTCGGCGAAGGCCACCAGCGGCGCGGACGAGGCGGGCGCCGACGAGAAGGCCGAGGTCAAGTCGGTCGCGTACCACTACGAGGGCGGCATCGTCGACTTCGTGAAGTACCTCAACTCCCGCAAGGGAGAGGTGGTCCACAACACCGTCATCGACCTGGACGCCGAGGACAAGGACAAGAGCCTGTCCCTCGAGGTCGCGATGCAGTGGAACAGCGGCTACAGCGAGGGCGTGTACTCGTTCGCCAACATCATCCACACCCACGAGGGCGGTACGCACGAGGAAGGCTTCCGCGCGGCGCTCACCTCGCTGATCAACAAGTACGCGCGCGACAAGAAGCTGCTGCGCGAGAAGGACGACAACCTCACCGGTGACGACATCCGCGAGGGCCTGACCGCGATCATCTCGGTCAAGCTGAGCGAGCCGCAGTTCGAGGGCCAGACGAAGACCAAGCTGGGCAACACGGAGGCCAAGACCTTCGTGCAGAAGGCGGTCTACGAGCACCTCAACGACTGGCTGGACCGCAACCCGGTCGAGGCCGCGGACATCGTCCGCAAGGGCATCCAGGCGGCCACCGCGCGCGTGGCGGCCCGCAAGGCGCGGGACCTCACCCGCCGCAAGGGCCTGCTGGAGTCGGCGTCCCTGCCGGGCAAGCTCTCCGACTGCCAGTCGAACGACCCCACCAAGTGCGAGATCTTCATCGTCGAGGGTGACTCCGCCGGCGGCTCGGCCAAGTCCGGCCGCAACCCGCAGTACCAGGCGATCCTCCCGATCCGCGGCAAGATCCTCAACGTGGAGAAGGCCAGGATCGACAAGATCCTGCAGAACCAGGAGATCCAGGCGCTGATCTCGGCCTTCGGCACGGGTGTGCACGAGGACTTCGACATCGAGAAGCTCCGCTACCACAAGATCATCCTGATGGCGGACGCCGACGTCGACGGCCAGCACATCAACACCCTGCTGCTGACCTTCCTGTTCCGCTTCATGCGGCCCCTGGTCGAGGCCGGGCACGTGTTCCTGTCCCGTCCCCCGCTGTACAAGATCAAGTGGGGTCGCGACGAGGTCGAGTACGCCTACTCCGACCGCGAGCGCGACGCGCTGCTGGAGATGGGCCGCCAGCGCGGCAAGCGCGTCAAGGAGGACTCGATCCAGCGCTTCAAGGGTCTCGGCGAGATGAACGCCGAGGAGCTGCGCGTGACCACGATGGACCAGGAGCACCGGGTCCTCGGCCAGGTCACCCTCGACGACGCCGCCCAGGCCGACGACCTGTTCTCGGTCCTGATGGGCGAGGACGTGGAGGCACGCCGCCAGTTCATCCAGCGCAACGCCAAGGACGTCCGCTTCCTCGACATCTGA
- a CDS encoding DUF721 domain-containing protein — protein MSTGSTDEPTPGTDKQEPSGVDLARVALRAAKEQARARGDAARQKKQARRGGGLRSGARADGRDPMALGAAINRLLTERGWETPAAVGGVMGRWPQIVGEDLAKHCVPQRYDEDERVLTVSCDSTAWATQLRHLAPALVARLNDDLGHGTVRMIKVLNPGGPARRYGPLRAPGSTGPGDTYG, from the coding sequence ATGAGCACCGGCAGCACCGACGAGCCCACCCCGGGGACGGACAAGCAGGAACCCTCCGGTGTCGACCTCGCGCGCGTGGCGTTGCGCGCGGCGAAGGAGCAGGCACGCGCGCGTGGGGACGCGGCACGGCAGAAGAAGCAGGCCCGGCGCGGCGGCGGGCTGCGCTCCGGGGCGCGCGCCGACGGCCGTGACCCCATGGCGCTGGGCGCCGCGATCAACCGGCTGCTGACCGAGCGCGGCTGGGAGACACCCGCGGCGGTGGGCGGCGTCATGGGCCGCTGGCCGCAGATCGTCGGCGAGGACCTGGCCAAGCACTGTGTGCCGCAGCGGTACGACGAGGACGAGCGCGTGCTGACGGTGAGCTGCGACTCGACTGCCTGGGCGACGCAGCTGCGCCACCTCGCGCCCGCGCTGGTCGCCCGCCTCAACGACGACCTGGGGCACGGCACGGTGCGGATGATCAAAGTGCTCAATCCGGGCGGTCCGGCCCGCCGCTACGGGCCGCTGCGGGCCCCGGGGAGCACCGGACCCGGCGATACCTACGGGTGA